One Paralichthys olivaceus isolate ysfri-2021 chromosome 21, ASM2471397v2, whole genome shotgun sequence genomic window carries:
- the tnrc6ba gene encoding trinucleotide repeat-containing gene 6B protein isoform X1 gives MEDKKRKKDDKRKREASQKVAEQKNKVPDLTKPASAQSPATQSSSASPSPGPTPSASPSPATSGPGSAATPSQGGNNAKRLGVANGQPTSTTSSSSTAGGPGAAGNGSTSSGGGAQAPQQQPRYMPREVPPRFRCQQDHKVLLKRGQPPLSSMLLGGGGGGGDGPNANMAAVSDTGAVASSLALTSSSAAASTTTSNYANSMWGASSGSQTSSQGREKVIVDGNNLEEWPSIAGSDGGSASFTRAGGGSSNNGMPVNSISASGNHSSPTSSFSLPNECMQSSNGVAWGTAASQGHLGGGSAVATAGPLLQQPSSISKASTVPGSHETSGPVDGSSGIPGANFNPNANPSAWPALVQQDGPAAAGEGGPSSFHHQGPGGSLSANNSASLGPGGGAVGVLGGHPPLSVNQSSTHQHQLHQMQSRDREMGGGKWDSESAGPKIAGGEGIGGGMDRGVGGCGMSVGDHNIASSWRGQPSYPAANSKTGASRTDGWEGGGGGTGGFGAAEGDNGTSGWGYSSSSSGVNAWGSAGTGGNGSQTSGVSQGGWGSSGGGGERGVSGGDWGGSSTGIGGANPVGEGVSEACSSNSSSSGGSTAGNPPATSSSSSTATTLTRAWDNQKGEGETGEWGGGVGGQGARGGSSSSGGNSRNGSGPNSRYNCPRHQAPNAEAALQNLLSRTDLDPRVLSNTGWGQTQIRQNTSWDVEEQGRQNKGGLSSASSKHPFSHGSNSQFSGGQRTLITESVGPGVNPSLVPSAGSSGEGWESSSNSSSSGASLSGRAPPPSGPNLRNLGVSQSGPVTTAGSGMGSGVIPGHNQQGKTTGWGGEGMGAGDGKEAKGWGNEEWRDSNRGGNGAGWGDIGQQGEPVSGGWGGNREEKGAGGWKDIGGNGGGSGWGSGQKVGAGRDWGEQESKSNSGGGGGWEDERKNAGGNSGGDTGGGGWGSWDDNAPRRTWGAGGTGGGGSGGGGMGVVGGMGSKPNQNWSGGNKMHQMPNSQLGSITGPQAQLQQQQSQSRNQHPQLQQALDQGAMQGGGGRKPVSQAQNQNQSSGWTSGPIPGGSAVGGSGSEPSGWEEPSPQSISRKNEIDDGTSAWGDPTHCNYKPVNLWDKNSAPAGQQPHVQSQAQQQQQQQQQQQQQQQQQQQQQQQQQGPPIQQQSSRQAPGLGGNRDFNTGHGPAKASPMDPSGWGGTSPSSPTVDNGTAAWGKTTDAPTGWGDPDNASGKTTSWGNPSPNPIKSGTKSMQDGWGDKEASVAASRHSSWEDEEEGGGMWNSAGSQGSGSSWGQGSNGGWGQSHTGKKPNNKGPLKAGGGDSWMSPINRQFSNMGLLNDDPSGPNIDLAPGSLQEKKMEVEKRGIGMNDYNGDMRKGGRGGGGMPYRPPGSKEAAPGDVGSYYDKTLPLTNQDGCLGEEGPCSLYSPPTVYKPHSLFNHTIPFRQGGHSIFGGGGGMAQSRHQPNVPPINQSPGIRAQVPHQFLSPQVPGSVLKQMPPPSGSVGGVGGVGGVAGVGGGVFPPQLSPQHIAMLSSIYPPHIQFQLACQLLLQQQQPQQQQQQQQLLQNQRKFTPNVRQQADPQQLARIMAVLQQQRQQQQVGGLGGSSKLSPSHHGVGGMGGPKLPVADPLPHPGLSGSVADLHPKNLGPYTGFGSGVNLPGLDLGGSVMGGPGGMKDLGGQQSRFKWMMEGHSSPDTTTPENAFHKNGPITPIKMPGGSPYSQYDMMVDGLGDNWHRTPGKMVTKPTTTTSWPPEFQPGVPWKGIDRVDPESDPYMTPGSMMANAVSSSLNDTDHQLLQDNTDSTPPLNTLLPSPGAWPYSASDSPLNNAHNSAKYTEYKTSWPPEPIGHKSWKASRGTSQTQLSRPPPGLISQKQPSSSPWSGGAPRLAGRSWGGSSSTTGSTWSDGSSRESCWLVLSNLTPQIDGSTLRTICMQHGPLLTFHLGLTQGTALIRYGSKQEAAKAQSALHMCVLGNTTILAEFVSEEDVARYIAHSQAGGTGNGGTAANSAGSGPSATSAVGANSNGGSCERGGVGGGSGVEGGSTTGGAGNGGAGPTSSGWQSLDSTGSSSDPSTAQGPGLGIFTQWSNNGTGMGGSGGVEAGRQGLWGGMGGMSGVGYPSSSLWGSPALEDRHQMGSPASLLPGDLLGGGADSI, from the exons TGCCAGACTTGACCAAGCCGGCGTCTGCCCAGTCTCCTGCCACTCAGAGCAGCTCTGCCTCCCCTAGCCCTGGACCCACCCCCTCTGCCTCCCCATCCCCAGCCACCTCAGGCCCTGGCAGTGCTGCCACCCCATCACAGGGCGGCAACAATGCCAAGCGCCTGGGGGTGGCCAACGGACAgcccacctccaccaccagtTCTTCCTCCACCGCTGGCGGCCCAGGTGCTGCTGGAAACGGCAGTACAAGTAGCGGAGGCGGAGCCCAGGCGCCTCAGCAGCAACCGCGCTACATGCCGAGAGAAGTGCCCCCGCGATTCCGCTGCCAGCAGGACCATAAAGTGCTACTGAAGAGGGGTCAGCCGCCACTGTCCTCCATGCTGctgggagggggaggaggaggaggggatggcCCAAATGCAAACATGGCTGCTGTCTCAG ACACTGGTGCGGTTGCCTCCTCGTTGGCCCTCACCtcatcatcagctgctgcttctactactacttctaaTTATGCAAATTCCATGTGGGGGGCAAGCTCAGGCAGCCAGACCTCCTCTCAGGGCAGGGAGAAGGTGATTGTCGATGGCAACAACCTGGAGGAGTGGCCTAGCATCGCTGGCAGTGATGGGGGATCAGCTTCATTCACCAGGGCTGGAGgcggcagcagcaacaatgGAATGCCTGTGAACAGCATCAGTGCCTCTGGCAACCATTCCTCACCCACTTCCTCATTCTCTTTGCCCAATGAATGTATGCAGTCGTCCAATGGTGTGGCATGGGGGACGGCTGCCTCCCAGGGTCATCTTGGAGGAGGGAGTGCAGTAGCTACAGCTGGGCCACTGCTACAACAGCCCTCCTCAATTTCCAAAGCCTCCACTGTGCCAGGGAGCCATGAAACCAGTGGCCCCGTTGATGGAAGCAGTGGGATTCCAGGTGCCAACTTCAATCCAAATGCCAACCCTTCGGCCTGGCCTGCCCTTGTGCAGCAGGATGGGCCCGCTGCTGCAGGGGAAGGAGGTCCGTCTTCCTTCCATCACCAGGGACCTGGAGGGTCTTTGTCTGCCAACAACTCTGCTTCCCTGGGGCCGGGAGGCGGGGCAGTCGGGGTGCTGGGGGGTCACCCACCTTTATCTGTGAATCAATCAAGCACCCATCAGCACCAACTTCACCAAATGCaatccagagacagagagatgggagGGGGGAAGTGGGACAGCGAATCAGCGGGACCAAAAATCGCAGGTGGGGAAGGGATTGGGGGAGGAATGGACCGTGGTGTGGGAGGATGCGGAATGAGTGTGGGAGACCACAACATTGCCTCCTCATGGAGAGGCCAGCCTTCTTACCCTGCAGCTAACTCCAAAACGGGTGCCTCAAGGACTGATGGATGggagggtggaggtggtggCACAGGGGGATTCGGAGCTGCCGAAGGTGATAATGGGACCTCAGGTTGGGGTTATTCAAGTTCCAGTAGTGGGGTTAATGCTTGGGGTAGTGCTGGAACTGGAGGAAACGGTAGTCAAACCTCTGGGGTTTCTCAGGGAGGGTGGGGGtcatcaggaggaggaggggagagaggagttTCTGGTGGTGATTGGGGTGGGAGCTCCACTGGTATTGGGGGAGCTAATCCAGTAGGTGAGGGAGTGAGTGAAGCCTGCAGCAGTAACAGCAGCAGTAGTGGGGGTAGCACAGCTGGCAACCCCCCTGCCACCTCGTCGTCCTCCTCAACGGCCACCACTTTGACCAGAGCCTGGGACAATCAGAAGGGAGAGGGTGAAACAGGGGAATGGGGCGGGGGAGTAGGAGGACAGGGAGCACGGGGAGGATCTTCATCCAGCGGCGGAAACTCCAGAAATGGGAGCGGACCTAACAGCCGTTACAATTGTCCTCGCCATCAGGCACCTAATGCTGAAGCTGCCTTACAGAATCTTCTAAGTCGGACTGATCTGGATCCACGGGTTCTATCCAACACAGGCTGGGGCCAAACACAGATCCGACAAAACACATCCTGGGATGTCGAAGAACAGGGAAGACAGAATAAAGGTGGATTGtcatcagcttcatcaaaaCATCCATTTTCACATGGTAGTAATTCTCAGTTTTCTGGTGGACAAAGGACCCTAATCACTGAATCAGTTGGTCCAGGGGTCAATCCTTCCTTGGTTCCATCTGCCGGGTCCTCTGGAGAGGGTTGGGAGAGCAGCAGTAACAGTAGCAGTAGTGGGGCCTCTCTGTCTGGGAGAGCCCCACCACCTTCAGGCCCCAACTTGAGGAATCTTGGCGTCTCACAATCTGGGCCAGTGACCACAGCAGGCTCGGGTATGGGGTCAGGGGTAATACCAGGACATAACCAGCAGGGGAAGACTACAGGCTGGGGTGGAGAAGGGATGGGGGCTGGGGATGGCAAAGAGGCCAAAGGCTGGGGAAATGAGGAATGGAGAGACAGTAATAGAGGAGGAAATGGAGCAGGATGGGGTGATATTGGGCAACAGGGTGAGCCAGTGAGTGGAGGCTGGGGAGGAAATCGGGAGGAGAAAGGGGCAGGGGGTTGGAAAGACATCGGTGGGaatggaggaggaagtgggTGGGGATCAGGACAGAAGGTTGGGGCAGGAAGGGACTGGGGTGAGCAAGAGTCCAAATCaaacagtggaggaggaggaggatgggaggatgagaggaagaaTGCAGGAGGAAACTCAGGTGGGGATACAGGTGGGGGTGGTTGGGGAAGCTGGGATGATAATGCTCCTCGGAGAACCTGGGGAGCAGGGggcacaggaggaggaggcagtggaggaGGGGGTATGGGTGTTGTTGGGGGTATGGGGTCCAAACCCAATCAAAATTGGAGTGGAGGAAACAAGATGCACCAGATGCCAAACAGCCAGTTGGGCTCCATCACAGGCCCTCAGGCACAACTGCAACAGCAACAATCACAGTCCCGCAATCAGCATCCACAGCTGCAGCAAGCATTGGACCAAGGGGCTATGCAAGGGGGTGGGGGAAGGAAACCCGTATCTCAAGCCCAGAATCAGAACCAAAGCTCAGGCTGGACCTCAGGGCCCATCCCTGGTGGTTCCGCAGTAGGTGGAAGTGGGTCTGAACCGAGTGGCTGGGAGGAACCCTCGCCACAGTCCATAAGCAGGAAGAATGAGATTGATGATGGAACATCAGCATGGGGTGACCCAACCCATTGCAACTACAAGCCAGTCAACTTGTGGGATAAGAACAGTGCCCCTGCTGGCCAGCAGCCGCATGTACAAAGTCaggcccagcagcagcagcagcaacaacaacaacaacaacaacaacagcagcagcagcagcaacaacaacagcagcagcaggggccTCCAATACAGCAGCAGTCTAGTAGGCAGGCTCCAGGACTCGGAGGTAACAGAGACTTCAACACTGGCCATGGACCTGCAAAAGCTTCACCTATGG ATCCATCAGGTTGGGGTGGTACTTCTCCATCTAGTCCGACAGTAGACAATGGCACAGCAGCATGGGGAAAGACTACTGATGCCCCTACCGGCTGGGGAGACCCTGACAATGCTAGCGGGAAGACAACAAGCTGGGGAAACCCTTCTCCCAATCCCATCAAATCCG GTACAAAGTCTATGCAAGATGGCTGGGGCGACAAAGAGGCCTCAGTGGCAGCCTCGCGTCATTCAAGctgggaggatgaggaggagggaggtggcaTGTGGAACAGCGCTGGCTCCCAGGGAAGCGGCTCATCTTGGGGCCAGGGAAGCAATGGGGGCTGGGGACAGAGCCACACCGGGAAGAAGCCCAACAACAAG GGTCCACTAAAGGCTGGTGGAGGAGACTCGTGGATGAGCCCCATTAACAGGCAGTTCTCTAACATGGGGCTGCTG AACGATGATCCCAGTGGCCCAAACATTGACCTGGCTCCGGGTTCTctccaggagaagaagatggaggtggaGAAAAGGGGCATTGGAATGAATGACTACAATGGAGACatgaggaagggaggaagaggaggaggggggatgcCATATCGTCCACCTGGTTCAAAAGAAGCAGCACCTGGGGATGTTGGGTCCTACTATGACAAG ACCTTGCCTTTGACCAATCAGGATGGGTGCCTTGGGGAGGAGGGTCCTTGCTCTCTGTACTCACCACCCACTGTCTACAAGCCCCATTCCCTCTTCAACCATACTATCCCTTTTAGACAA GGCGGTCACAGTATCTtcggtggtggtggagggatggCTCAGTCAAGACATCAGCCAAATGTCCCACCCATAAACCAGTCTCCAGGGATACGAGCGCAAGTGCCTCATCAGTTCCTGTCACCGCAG GTGCCAGGTTCCGTGCTGAAGCAGATGCCCCCTCCCAGCGGGAGCGTGGGGGGTGTTGGTGGCGTAGGAGGAGTGGCAGGAGTCGGGGGAGGTGTGTTCCCTCCACAGCTGTCCCCCCAGCACATCGCCATGCTCAGCAGCATCTACCCACCGCACATTCAGTTTCAGTTG GCTtgtcagctcctcctccagcagcagcagccacaacagcagcaacagcaacagcagctgctgcaaaaTCAGAGGAAATTTACGCCAAATGTGCGGCAGCAGGCTGACCCCCAGCAG TTGGCCAGGATCATGGCAgtgctccagcagcagagacagcagcagcaggtcggAGGTCTAGGCGGCAGCTCCAAACTCTCCCCCTCCCACCACGGTGTAGGTGGTATGGGGGGTCCCAAACTGCCTGTGGCTGATCCCCTTCCCCACCCAGGCCTGTCAGGATCTGTGGCGGACCTGCACCCCAAAAATCTCGGACCATACACTG GGTTTGGTTCTGGGGTGAATCTCCCAGGTCTGGACCTGGGTGGTTCTGTCATGGGGGGGCCTGGTGGCATGAAGGACCTCGGGGGTCAGCAGTCCCGCTTCaaatggatgatggagggaCACTCTTCTCCAGACACAACCACACCTGAGAATGCATTCCATAAAAATG GTCCTATCACCCCCATAAAGATGCCTGGGGGCTCGCCCTACTCTCAGTACGACATGATGGTTGACGGCCTGGGTGACAACTGGCACCGCACCCCTGGCAAGATGGTCACCAAGCCAACGACCACAACCAGCTGGCCACCTG AGTTCCAGCCTGGTGTCCCCTGGAAGGGAATTGACCGCGTCGACCCCGAATCTGACCCTTACATGACCCCAGGGAGCATGATGGCAAATGCAGTTTCCTCCAGCCTCAATGATACTGATCACCAGTTGTTACAAGACAATACAG ATTCCACCCCTCCCCTCAACACCTTGCTGCCTTCACCTGGTGCCTGGCCCTACAGTGCCTCAGACAGTCCCCTCAACAACGCACACAACTCAG CAAAGTACACAGAATACAAGACCAGCTGGCCCCCAGAGCCCATCGGACACAAGTCCTGGAAAGCCAGCCGCGGCACCAGCCAGACCCAGCTTTCCCGCCCACCTCCAGGACTAATCAGTCAAAAGCAGCCATCGTCTTCCCCTTGGTCAGGAGGAGCCCCGAGACTGGCTGGCAGGAGCTGGGGCGGAAGCTCCAGCACCACTG gCTCGACCTGGAGTGACGGCAGCTCTCGGGAAAGCTGCTGGTTGGTGCTCAGCAACCTCACgccacag ATCGATGGCTCTACACTGAGGACCATCTGCATGCAGCACGGCCCCCTGCTGACTTTTCACCTTGGCCTGACCCAGGGCACAGCTCTTATTCGCTATGGCTCCAAACAAGAGGCAGCCAAGGCCCAGAGTGCACTCCACAT GTGCGTTCTGGGTAACACCACCATCTTGGCAGAGTTTGTGAGCGAAGAAGATGTGGCTCGCTACATTGCACATTCCCAGGCTGGAGGAACAGGTAACGGAGGAACCGCAGCCAACTCCGCAGGGTCCGGGCCATCAGCGACCTCCGCGGTGGGGGCCAACAGCAACGGAGGAAGCTGTGAGAGAGGCGGAGTAGGAGGCGGCAGCGGGGTAGAAGGAGGTTCCACAACTGGAGGAGCAGGAAATGGGGGAGCAGGGCCCACCAGCTCCGGGTGGCAAAGTCTGGACAGCACAGGCAGCTCATCGGACCCGTCCACCGCCCAGGGCCCCGGGCTCGGCATCTTCACACAATGGAGCAACAACGGGACCGGGATGGGTGGGTCCGGAGGTGTGGAGGCTGGAAGGCAGGGCCTGTGGGGGGGAATGGGCGGGATGAGCGGGGTTGGGTACCCGAGCAGCAGCCTCTGGGGTTCCCCGGCACTGGAGGATCGTCACCAGATGGGTAGCCCCGCCTCGCTGCTTCCAGGGGACCTGCTGGGCGGTGGGGCTGATTCCATCTGA